Within the Staphylococcus warneri genome, the region CAGGGGGTTGAATAACACCAAAGTGAATATTAAAACCGTGAGCAAATGCAAGGGCATTACCAGCTTCTAGATTAGATTCAATTTCTTTTTTATATACGTCACCTTGGATTTCATCTGGAATTAAAACCATGATAACGTCAGCTTGTTTCGTTGCTTCTGCTACAGGATATACATCGAAACCATTTTCTTTAGCTTTATCAAAAGAACGGCCTGGACGGATACCGATAACAACATCATATCCGTTATCTTTTAAGTTTTGTGCATGAGCATGGCCTTGTGAACCATAACCAATCACTGCAATTTTTTTACCTTCTAAAGCGTCTGTTTTTACTGATTCATCATAATAAACTGTTGTCATAATACATTCCTCCAAAATAATTAAAAATTAGCAATATTCCGAAAATTGATGTGAGTAATAAACATTAGATGATAGCTGTTCGGTTATTATGCTTTTTTAGAACACTAGCGCATCGATGTTTTTCCATTTATATTAAGCAGAGTATTGTTCTACGTTTAAAACATTTATTTGTTGTTGTAATTTATTTAATAAAATATTTAATACGTCTTCATCCTCAATATTAACAATAAGTTCCATATCAGAAATATTAGGATTATCGTCACGTTTTTTGACATGTAATTCTTCAATATTATATTGCAATCTGACGAATGCACTAGTAATTCTATTTAAGGTGCTTACTTGGTTCATTACTTCAAATTTTAAATGTCGTTTCATTAATACCCCTCCATCTCATTATTAGCTTTACCACTTGGAATCATTGGATTAACTGGTTCAATAGGAGAGATACGGACTTCAATAAGTGCTGGTCCTTCATACTTAAATGCTTCATCAAGTTTAGATTTAAGTTGCTCGGGTTGATCAATTAAGAATCCTTTAACACCATAAGCTTCTGACATTTTAATGAAATCAGGTTGATCATTAAATACTGAATGTGAAAATCGTTGCTTAAAGAACTTATCTTGCCACTGTTTAACCATACCTAATGTACCGTTGTTGATAAGGACGATTTTAATATTTAAACCATATTCTGGTAAAAGTGCCATTTCTTGATTTGTCATTTGGAATCCACCATCTCCGACGAAACAAACGACTGTTTTATCTGGTGAAGCGAGTTGTGCACCAATGGCAGATGGAATACCGAATCCCATAGTACCTAGACCGCCACTAGTTACCCATTGACTGTGAGTTTTGAATGGATAGAATTGAGCTGCCCACATTTGGTGTTGACCCACATCTGTTGTGACAATGGCATCACCATTTGTGATTTTACCAATATATTCTATTGCCTCTTGAGGTTTACAAAAGATGTCTTTGTCTTCTTTTTCATATTTAAATGGGTGATTTGCTTTATTTGATTGACAGTATTGTAACCATTCATCATGCGATGGAACATTAACTTGAGCTGTGTCAAGTTGTTCTAGCACATTTTTACAATCTGCCACAATACCTAAATCAGTGGCTATGATTTTGTTGATTTCTGAAGGATCTATATCTACATGAACCACTTTAGCATTAGGCGCAAAAGCATCTGGTTTACTGGCAAGGCGATCATCAAATCGACTACCTAAGTTAATTAATAAGTCACACTCGGTTAATGCCATATTACTTGCGTATGAACCGTGCATACCTCCCATACCTAAAAATAGGGGATGTTCGTAAGGAATAGCACCGAGCCCTAAAAGTGTTGTGACAGTTGGGATTTGATGTTGAGTAACAAATTGAGTGAGTAATTCATTTGATTTTGAATGATTGACACCAGCACCTGCTAAAATTAAAGGCTTTTTAGAATCATTTAAATATTTGACTAACGTGTTAATATCACTTGATTTGGCTACAGTATTAACTTGATAACCTGGTAAATCGATATCATCAGAAAGTCCTACATTGGTAGATAATACGCCCATATCCTTAGGGAAATCTACGACTACTGGACCTTTTCTACCAGAATTGGCTACGTGAAATGCTTCGTGAACGATTCTAGGAATATCTTCCACTTTTTTTACTTGATAATTTTGTTTAGTAATAGGAGCGGTCATTGATAATAAATCTGCTTCTTGGAAAGCATCTTTACCAATACCTGGTGTTGCGACTTGTCCTGTAAAGACTACTAATGGTAATGAATCACTATGAGCATCAGTGATACCCGTAATAGCATTCGTAGCTCCAGGACCACTTGTTACAACTACCACACCAGTTTTACCAGAAATTCGCGCATATCCTTCAGCAGCGTGCGTTGCACCTTGTTCATGTCTGGCTAAAATATGTTTTATTTTACCGTCATAAAATGTGTCATATAAAGATAATACAGCACCACCTGGATAACCAAAGATAAAATCGACATCTTCATTTTGAAGTGCTTCAACTAATAACTCAGAACCAGGACGCATCTCATTGATAGTCTGAGTCTTCATATATTCAGGTTTGCTAGATTCAGCAACTTTCATGGTATCTACAGGTTGGTTCGATGTTTCCGTATTATGTTCTGACATATCACTAAGTTTAGTCATTAAAATCAACTCCTATTATTTAGATAAGGTTCTCAGGTACTTGCATAATGCCTCCAGTATTGGCACTTGTTACTAATGATGTATAACGTGCAAGATAACCAGTTTTAACCTTTGCTTTAAATGGTTCTAATTGTTCTCTACGACGATATAATTCCTCTTCAGGTTGATCAACATTTAGAGTACGATTTGTTAAATCGATTGTGATATCGTCACCATCTCGAATGAGTCCAATCGGACCACCAGATGCGGCTTCAGGGGAAATATGTCCTACTGCAATGCCTCGTGTTGCGCCTGAAAAACGACCATCTGTGATTAAGGCTACATCTTTCCCCAATCCTCTACCGACAATTGAAGAAGTAGGGGCTAGCATTTCTGGCATGCCTGGTCCGCCTTTTGGTCCTTCATATCTGATAACGACCACATGACCTTCTCTTACTGTATGATTATCAATGGCTTCAACTGCTTCATCATGTGAATTAAAGCAAATCGCTTTACCAGTGAATGTCTTAATTGAAGGATCAACACCACCAACTTTGATAACTGCACCCTTAGGAGCCAGATTACCAAATAAGATAGATAAACCACCTTCTTTATCGTATGGATTTTCGAGTGAATGGATAACATCAAAGTTTTTAATTTCTTTGCCTTCATTATTTTCTCTTAAAGTTTTTCCGGTTACTGTAATTCTATCTGGATGTAATGTACCTTCTTTTTTCATTAATTCATTGATAATTGCGGGTACACCACCAGCTTCGTGTACATCATGCATTGAGTATGAAGAACTTGGAGCAATCTTAGATAAGTAAGGTGTATTTTTAGCGACTTCATTAATACGTTCCAAATCATATTCAATGCCGGCTTCATTAGCAATTGCTAATGTGTGTAATACAGTATTTGTAGAACCACCCATAGCCATATCAAGTGCAAATGCATCATCTATCGCTTCTTTGGTAACAATATCTCTAGGTTTAATATCATTTTTGATATTTTCTACTAATCTAAATGCAGCTTGACGAATCATTTCGCGGCGTTGGTCACTAACAGCTAAGGCCGTACCATTATAAGGTAATGCTAAACCAAGTACTTCCATGAGGCAGTTCATTGAATTAGCAGTGAACATTCCTGCACATGAACCACAAGTAGGGCAAGCATTTTGTTCCATATCCAAGAATTCTTCTTTAGAAATAGAACCTTCTTTAAATGCACCAACCGCTTCAAACATAGAAGATAATGTTAATGCTTTACCTTGAGCAGATAAACCAGCTTTCATTGGACCACCTGAACAAAAAATTGCAGGTACATTAGTTCTAACAGCTGCTAGTAGCATGCCTGGTGTGATTTTGTCACAGTTTGGAATATAAAATACACCGTCAAACCAGTGGGCATTGATGACAGTTTCTGCAGCATCAGCAATAATTTCTCTTGAAGGTAAAGAATATCTCATTCCAATATGACCCATCGCAATACCGTCATCTACACCAATGGTATTAAATTCAAATGGAATGGCACCTGCCTCGCGAATAGCTTCTTTTGCAACATCAGCTAATTC harbors:
- the ilvD gene encoding dihydroxy-acid dehydratase; this translates as MRSDMIKKGDHQAPARSLLHATGALQNPTDMNKPFVAICNSYIDIVPGHVHLRELADVAKEAIREAGAIPFEFNTIGVDDGIAMGHIGMRYSLPSREIIADAAETVINAHWFDGVFYIPNCDKITPGMLLAAVRTNVPAIFCSGGPMKAGLSAQGKALTLSSMFEAVGAFKEGSISKEEFLDMEQNACPTCGSCAGMFTANSMNCLMEVLGLALPYNGTALAVSDQRREMIRQAAFRLVENIKNDIKPRDIVTKEAIDDAFALDMAMGGSTNTVLHTLAIANEAGIEYDLERINEVAKNTPYLSKIAPSSSYSMHDVHEAGGVPAIINELMKKEGTLHPDRITVTGKTLRENNEGKEIKNFDVIHSLENPYDKEGGLSILFGNLAPKGAVIKVGGVDPSIKTFTGKAICFNSHDEAVEAIDNHTVREGHVVVIRYEGPKGGPGMPEMLAPTSSIVGRGLGKDVALITDGRFSGATRGIAVGHISPEAASGGPIGLIRDGDDITIDLTNRTLNVDQPEEELYRRREQLEPFKAKVKTGYLARYTSLVTSANTGGIMQVPENLI
- a CDS encoding ACT domain-containing protein — encoded protein: MKRHLKFEVMNQVSTLNRITSAFVRLQYNIEELHVKKRDDNPNISDMELIVNIEDEDVLNILLNKLQQQINVLNVEQYSA
- the ilvB gene encoding biosynthetic-type acetolactate synthase large subunit, which codes for MSEHNTETSNQPVDTMKVAESSKPEYMKTQTINEMRPGSELLVEALQNEDVDFIFGYPGGAVLSLYDTFYDGKIKHILARHEQGATHAAEGYARISGKTGVVVVTSGPGATNAITGITDAHSDSLPLVVFTGQVATPGIGKDAFQEADLLSMTAPITKQNYQVKKVEDIPRIVHEAFHVANSGRKGPVVVDFPKDMGVLSTNVGLSDDIDLPGYQVNTVAKSSDINTLVKYLNDSKKPLILAGAGVNHSKSNELLTQFVTQHQIPTVTTLLGLGAIPYEHPLFLGMGGMHGSYASNMALTECDLLINLGSRFDDRLASKPDAFAPNAKVVHVDIDPSEINKIIATDLGIVADCKNVLEQLDTAQVNVPSHDEWLQYCQSNKANHPFKYEKEDKDIFCKPQEAIEYIGKITNGDAIVTTDVGQHQMWAAQFYPFKTHSQWVTSGGLGTMGFGIPSAIGAQLASPDKTVVCFVGDGGFQMTNQEMALLPEYGLNIKIVLINNGTLGMVKQWQDKFFKQRFSHSVFNDQPDFIKMSEAYGVKGFLIDQPEQLKSKLDEAFKYEGPALIEVRISPIEPVNPMIPSGKANNEMEGY